The Streptomyces sp. R28 region CGTGCTCGCCCTCGCGGTCAAAGCCGGGGTAAACGGAGCCCTTCCTGCGGCTTTCGGCCTGGTGGCGGCTGTCGCCTACCATCACTACGACACGGTGTACCGCATCCGCGGCAACGCCGGAGCGCCCCCGGCCTGGCTGGTGCGCGTCATCGGGGGGCACGAAGGACGGACGCTGCTCGTCACCGTTCTGGCCGCCGCGCTCACCGCCTCGCAGTTCAAGGTCGCGCTCACGGCCCTGGCCGTGGCCGTGGCCCTCGTGGTGCTCGTCGAGAGCATCCGCTTCTGGGTGTCCTCCGGGGCGCCCGCCGTACACGATGAAGGAGAACCCGCATGATCGGCCTCGTGCTGGCGGCCGGCGCCGGACGGCGTCTGCGCCCCTACACCGACAGCCTCCCCAAGGCTCTGGTGCCGGTGGGGCCCGCGGGCATAGAGGGCGAACCCACGGTTCTCGATCTGACCCTCGGCAACTTCGCCGAGATCGGTCTGACCGAGGTCGCGATCATCGTCGGCTACCGCAAGGAGGCCGTGTACGCGCGCAAGGAAGCCCTTGAGCAGAAGTACGGCCTGAAGCTCACCCTCATCGACAACGACAAGGCCGAGGAGTGGAACAACGCCTACTCCCTGTGGTGCGGCCGTGACGCCCTCAAGGACGGCGTGATCCTCGCCAACGGCGACACCGTCCACCCGGTCTCCGTCGAGAAGACGCTGCTCGCCGCCCGCGGCGAGGGCAAGAAGATCATCCTCGCCCTGGACACGGTGAAGAGCCTGGCCGACGAGGAGATGAAGGTCGTCGTCGACCCCGAGAAGGGCATGACGAAGATCACCAAGCTGATGGACCCCGCCGAGGCCACCGGCGAGTACATCGGCGTCACCCTCATCGAGGGCGACGCCGCCCCCGAGCTGGCCGACGCCCTGAAGGCCGTGTGGGAGACCGACCCGCAGCAGTTCTACGAGCACGGCTACCAGGAGCTCGTGAACCGCGGCTTCCGCATCGACGTGGCGCCGATCGGCGACGTCAAGTGGGTCGAGATCGACAACCACGACGATCTCGCCCGTGGACGGGAGATCGCGTGCCAGTACTGACAAGGCTCATCCCCTCGCCGGTCGTCGTGGACATCCGCCCGGGTGCCCTGGACGACCTGGGCAGCGTGCTCGCCGACGAGCGCATCTCGCACTCCGGCAAACTGGCCGTCGCGGTCAGCAACGGCTCCGGCGCCCGGCTCAAGGAGCGGCTCGCTCCCGCGCTGCCCGGCGCCACCTGGTACGAGGTCGGCGGCGGCACCCTCGACGACGCGGTCCGGCTGGCCGGTGCCATAAGGGCCGGCCACTACGACGCGGTCGTCGGGCTCGGCGGCGGCAAGATCATCGACTGCGCCAAGTTCGCCGCGGCGCGCGTCGGCCTGCCCCTGGTCGCCGTACCGACGAACCTCGCGCACGACGGCCTGTGCTCGCCGGTCGCCACCCTCGACAACGACGCGGGCCGCGGCTCCTACGGCGTGCCGAACCCGATCGCGGTCGTCATCGACCTGGACGTCATCCACGACGCTCCGGCACGTTTCGTCCGCGCCGGCATCGGCGACGCCATCTCCAACATCTCCGCGATCGCGGACTGGGAGCTCGCCAACCGCGTCAACGGCGAGAAGATCGACGGCCTCGCCGCCGCGATCGCCCGGCAGGCCGGCGAGGCGGTACTCCGGCACCCCGGCGGCATAGGGGACACCGACTTCCTGCAGGTGCTGGCGGAGGCGCTGGTCCTCAGCGGTATCGCCATGTCGGTGTCGGGCGACTCCCGCCCGTCCTCCGGGGCGTGCCACGAGATCAACCACGCGTTCGACCTGCTGTTCCCCAGGCGCGCGGCCGCCCACGGCGAGCAGTGCGGACTGGGTGCGGCCTTCGCGATGTACCTGCGCGGGGCCCACGAGGAGTCGGCCTACATGGCCGAGGTGCTGCGTCGGCACGGGCTGCCGGTACTGCCGGAGGAGATCGGCTTCACGGACGACGAGTTCGTCCGCGTCGTCGAGTTCGCTCCGCAGACCCGGCCCGGCCGCTACACGATCCTCGAACACCTCGACCTGACCACCGACCAGATCAAGGACATCTACGCCGACTATGTCAAGGCCATCGGTAGCTGAACTCCGCCCCGTCGTTCACCCCGCGGGGGTGAAGGACCGGCGCAGCGGTGAGCACTGGATGGGACGCCTCTACATGCGTGAGGTGTCCCTGCGGGTCGACCGCTACCTGGTGAACACCAGGGTCACGCCCAACCAGCTCACGTACCTGATGACCGTCTGTGGTGTCCTCGCGGCCCCGGCACTCCTGGTGCCGGGGATCCCGGGGGCGGTGCTCGGCGTGGTCATGGTCCAGCTCTACCTGTTGTTGGACTGCGTCGACGGTGAGATCGCGCGCTGGAGGAAGCAGTACTCGCTCGGCGGGGTCTACATGGACCGGGTCGGCGCCTATCTGACCGACGCGGCGGTACTGGTCGGCTTCGGCCTGCGCGCCGCAGACCTGTGGGGCAGCGGCCGTATCGACTGGCTGTGGGCGTTCCTCGGCACCCTGGCCGCGCTCGGCGCGATCCTGATCAAGGCGGAGACCGACCTCGTCGGTGTCGCCCGGCACCAGAACGGGCTGGCGCCGGTCAAGGAGGCCGCCTCCGAGATGCGCACCTCCGGCATGGCGCTGGCCCGCAAGGCCGCCGCCGCGCTCAAGTTCCACCGCCTGATCCTCGGCATCGAGGCGTCCGTGCTGATCCTGGTCCTCGCGATCGTCGACCAGGTCCGCGGCGACCTGTTCTTCTCCCGGCTCGGCGTCGCGGTGCTGGCAGGCATCGCGCTGCTGCAGACCCTGCTGCACCTCGTGTCCATCCTCGCTTCGAGCAGGCTGAAGTGAGCGGCATGAAGGTCGGCGCGGTGATCATCACCATGGGCAACCGCCCCGACGAGCTCCGTGCCCTGCTCGACTCGGTCGCCAAGCAGGACGGCGACCCGGTCCAGGTCGTCGTGGTCGGCAACGGCTCCCCGGTGCCCGACGTCCCCGAGGGCGTCCGCACGATCGAGCTGCCCGAGAACCTCGGCATCCCCGGCGGCCGCAACGTCGGCGTCGAGGCCTTCGGCCCCAGCGGGCGCGATGTCGACATCCTGCTCTTCCTCGACGACGACGGCCTCCTAGCCCAGCACGACACCGCGGAACTGTGCCGCGAGGCCTTCTCCGCCGACCCGAAGCTCGGCATCATCAGCTTCCGCATCGCCGACCCGGACACCGGCGTCACCCAGCGGCGCCACGTCCCCCGGCTGCGCGCCGCCGACCCGATGCGCTCCTCCCGGGTCACCACCTTCCTCGGCGGCGCCAACGCCGTCCGTACCCAGGTCTTCGCCGAGGTCGGCGGGCTGCCGGACGAGTTCTTCTACGCCCATGAGGAAACCGACCTGGCATGGCGGGCCCTCGACGCGGGCTGGATGATCGACTACCGGTCCGACATGGTGCTGTACCACCCGACGACGGCGCCCTCCCGGCACGCGGTCTACCACCGCATGGTCGCCCGCAACCGCGTCTGGCTCGCCCGCCGCAACCTCCCCGCCCCCCTCGTCCCGGTCTATCTGGGCGTCTGGATGCTGCTCACCCTCCTGCGCCGCCCCTCCCGCCTTGCCCTGAAGGCATGGTTCGGCGGGTTCAGGGAAGGCTGGACCACTCCCTGCGGTCCCCGCCGGCCCATGAAGTGGCGTACGGTGTGGCGGCTGACTCGACTGGGCCGACCTCCCGTCATCTGACAAGCTCGACCCTTGGAGCAACCGAGCAACCGAGCCGTATCCCGGCCCGAGGGTTCATGCCAGGCCCGCACAGGCTGTGCATCTCGAAGACGAAAGTTTCAACTGGTGAGTGAGACAACGCACGACGGATCAGTCGCGGTGAGCGCGCCTCCGTCGCCCGACGAGGGCCTCACGGCGGCACAGCTCGCCGCCAAGTACGGGCTGTCCGTGAGCGGCGCCCGCCCTTCGCTGTTCGAGTACGTCCGTCAGCTCTGGGACCGGCGGCACTTCATCCTCGCGTTCTCGCGGGCGAAGCTGACCGCCCAGTACAGCCAGGCGAAGCTCGGCCAGCTCTGGCAGGTGGCCACGCCACTGCTGAACGCGGCGGTGTACTTCCTCATCTTCGGCCTCATCCTCCAGGCCGACCGAGGCATGGACCGCGAGGTGTACATCCCGTTCCTCGTCACCGGCGTGTTCGTGTTCACCTTCACCCAGAGCTCGGTGATGGCGGGCGTACGCGCGATCTCCGGCAACCTCGGCCTCGTCCGCGCGCTGCACTTCCCGCGCGCCTCGCTGCCGATCTCCTTCGCGCTCCAGCAGCTCCAGCAGCTGCTGTTCTCGATGATCGTGCTGTTCGTGGTGGCCGTCGGCTTCGGCAGCTACCCGAGCCTGTCCTGGCTGCTGATCGTGCCGGTGCTGGTGTTGCAGTTCCTCTTCAACACCGGCCTCGCGATGATCATGGCCCGTGCGGGCGCCAAGACCCCGGACCTGGCCCAGCTCATGCCCTTCGTGATGCGTACGTGGATGTACGCGTCCGGCGTGATGTTCTCGATCCCGATCATGCTGAAGGGCCGGCCGGACTGGATCGCGACCGTCCTGCAGTGGAACCCGGCAGCGATCTACATGGACCTGATGCGCTTCGCCCTCATCGACGGCTACGGCTCCTCGAACCTGCCCGACCATGTCTGGGCGGCCGCGATCGGCTGGGCTGTGCTGTTCGCCGTCGGCGGTTTCGTGTACTTCTGGAAGGCGGAGGAGAGGTACGGCCGTGGCTGAGCAGAACCCGGGGGAGCGCATCCCCACCGTGATCGCCGACGCGCTGCACATCGTCTACCGCGTCAACGGAGCCAAGACCGGCAAGGGCAGCGCCACCGCCGCCCTCAGCCGCATCCTCAAGAGGGGCTCCGACGACGCGGAGCGGGGCGTACGCAAGGTGCACGCCGTCCGCGGCGTCTCCTTCTCCGCCTACCGGGGCGAGGCCATCGGCCTCATCGGCTCCAACGGCTCCGGCAAGTCCACCCTGCTGCGCGCCATCGCCGGCCTGCTCCCGCCCGAGAAGGGCAAGGTCTACACCGACGGCCAGCCCTCGCTGCTGGGTGTGAACGCGGCCCTGATGAACGACCTGACCGGCGAGCGCAACGTCATATTGGGCGGACTCGCCATGGGCATGTCCCGCGAGCAGATCAAGGAGCGCTACCAGGAGATCGTCGACTTCTCCGGCATCAACGAGAAGGGCGACTTCATCACCCTGCCGATGCGCACCTACTCCTCCGGCATGGCGGCCCGGCTGCGCTTCTCCATCGCCGCCGCCAAGGACCACGACGTCCTGATGATCGACGAGGCGCTGGCCACCGGCGACCGCAAGTTCCAGAAGCGCTCCGAGGAACGCATCCGTGAGCTGCGCAAGGAAGCCGGCACCGTGTTCCTGGTCAGTCACAACAACAAGTCGATCCGCGACACCTGCAACCGCGTTCTCTGGCTGGAACGCGGCGAGCTGCGGATGGACGGACCGACGGACGAGGTCCTCAAGGAGTACGAGAAGTTCACGGGCAAGTAGTCCACCCGGACATGGGCCGTGTGGCCCAGGACGCTTCGCGGGGCCCAGCCGGAACTGCCCCGGCGGGGCCCCGCGTCTGCAAAGGAAACGTCAACTCCGGCTGGCCGTAGGAATCTTGGCGCCAATCGGTGTGTTCTTGTGATGCGCAGGACACCCCCACGGGCCGTGCCCCGTTGTACAACGTAAGCTGTACCGGTACCGAAACACGGCAAGTGGGGCGATAAGGCGCGACACCCCTCTCTCCGGGCTGCGGCGCGGACGGCCGGGCGGCGTGTCCGAAATAGTGTGCATTGGGTCTGCGGTGTAGAACGGGAGATGTGACGGCAATGGCTACGGAAACTCCCCAGCTCCACGCAGCATGTGCCGTCCCCGCGCCGGGCAGTCCGCGGTGACGGGACCAAGCGCGCGCACAGGTGATCCGGAGCGCAGCACGCTCGACAAGGCCGCCGCGGAGAACTTCCCCGTGGCGCCGTTCTTCCTGCCCAGGGCCTGGCGCACCGACCTCATGGCCGTCTACGGATTCGCCCGCCTCGTCGACGACATCGGCGACGGTGATCTCGCGCCCGGCGGCGCCGACGCCCGTCTGCTCGGCGTGTCGCCCGAGGACGCCGAGGACCCTCTCGTCCTCCTCGACGCCTTCGAGGCCGACCTGCGCCGTGTCTTCGACGGCACCCCGCGCCACCCCTTGCTGCGCCGTCTGCAGCCGACCGCCCGCCGCCGCTCACTGACCCCCGAGCCCTTCCTCGGCCTGATCGCCGCCAACCGCCAGGACCAGCTCGTGGGGCGGTACGAGACCTACGACGATCTCCTTGCCTACTGCGAACTCTCCGCCAACCCGGTCGGCCGTCTCGTGCTCGCCGTCACCGGCACCGAGACCCCCGAGCGGATCCGCCGCTCCGACGCGGTGTGCACGGCGCTGCAGATCGTCGAGCACCTCCAGGACGTCGCCGAGGACCTCGGTCGTGACCGGATCTATCTGCCGGCGGACGACATGAAGCGTTTCCACGTCGAGGAAACCGATCTCGCGGTAAAAACAGCAGGCGCATCGGTGCGCGCACTGGTTGCATACGAAGCGGAACGTGCCCAGAACCTCCTGAATGAAGGCACCCCCCTGGTGGGTAGCGTCCACGGCAGGCTCAAGCTGCTGCTCGCGGGGTTCGTGGCGGGGGGAAGGGCGGCGATCCGTGCGATCGCCGCCGCCGAATACGACGTACTTCCCGGCCCGCCCAAGGCCAGCAAGCTCCAGCTGCTGCGTGAGGTGGGCGTGACTCTGCGAGGAGAGGGGTGATCCGGACCGTGGAGTCAGAGCCACACGCGTCCGCACCGGTACTCGCCGCCTACAGCTACTGCGAGGCCGTCACCGGACAGCAGGCCCGTAACTTCGCCTACGGCATCAGGCTGCTGCCGACGGCCAAGCGCCGCGCGATGTCGGCGCTGTACGCGTTCTCGCGCCGCGTCGACGACATCGGCGACGGCGCGCTGACCGCCGAGGTCAAGATCGCCAGGCTCGAGGGCACCCGGGAGCTGCTGGCCAGGATCCGCGACCGGGCGGTCGACGAGGACGACATCGACCCCGTGGCCGTCGCCCTCGTCCACGCCGCCGACACCTTCCCGATCCCGCTCGGCGGCCTGGACGAGCTCATCGACGGCGTCCTGATGGACGTGCGCGGGGAGACCTACGAGACCTGGGACGACCTGAAGGTCTACTGCCGCTGCGTGGCGGGCGCCATCGGGCGGCTCTCGCTGGGTGTGTTCGGTACGGAACCCGGGGCGCGCGGCGCCGAGCGCGCGCCCGAGTACGCGGACACGCTCGGGCTCGCGTTGCAGCTCACCAACATCCTGCGCGACGTCCGCGAGGACGCCGAAGGAGGGCGCACCTATCTGCCCGGCGACGACCTCGCCAAGTTCGGCTGCTCGGTCGGCTTCAGCGGGCCGAATCCACCGGAGGGCTCCGACTTCGCGGGCCTCGTGCACTTCGAAGTGCGTCGGGCCCGCGCTCTTTTCGCCGAGGGCTACCGGCTGCTCCCCATGCTGGACCGGCGCAGCGGCGCCTGTGTCGCCGCCATGGCCGGCATCTACCGCCGCCTCCTCGACCGCATCGAGCGCGACCCGGAGGCCGTGCTGCGCGGCCGGGTTTCCCTGCCGGGGCGAGAGAAGGCGTACGTCGCCGTGCGCGGCCTGAGTGGTCTGGACGCCCGGCATGTGACCCGTCGTACCGTCAGGAGGCGTGCCTGATGGACATTGCGGTCCAAGGTGATGCCTCCGGCGAAAAGTGGCAGGCAACCCTCCGCTGCCGGGCGGCGTCCCTGACTGAGACGACCGGCCGTGCACCGTTCGAGCACCGGCACGTCGGTCGCACAGGGGAGGGTGCACGATGACCGACGGTATGGAGTCCGAAGGGGCGCTCGCGGACATCCCGGGACGCCCCGCGAGGGACGCCGTCGTGGTCGGCGGCGGGCTCGCCGGCATCACGGCCGCGCTCGCGCTCGCCGACGCCGGAGTGCGCGTCACCCTGATCGAGGGCAGGCCGAGACTCGGTGGCCTGGCCTTCTCCTTCCAGCGCGGCGACCTGGTCGTCGACAACGGTCAGCACGTGTATCTGCGCTGCTGCACCGCCTACCGCTGGTTCCTCGACCGCATCGAGGGCACGGCGCTGGCTCCGCTGCAGGACCGTCTCGACGTGCCCGTCCTCGACCTCGCGCGGCCCGAGGGTCGGCGGCTCGGCAGACTGCGGCGCGACGAACTGCCCGTACCCCTGCACCTGGGCCGGAGCCTGGCGACGTATCCGCATCTGTCGCTCGCCGAGCGGGCCAAGGTCGGCCGTGCCGCGCTCGCGCTCAAGGGGCTCGACCTCGCCGATCCGAGCCTGGACGCAACTGACTTCGGCAGCTGGCTGGCCGCGCACGGTCAGTCGGCGCGTGCCGTCGAGGCCCTGTGGGACCTGGTGGGGGTCGCCACCCTCAACGCGGTCGCGGGCGACGCCTCGCTGGGGCTCGCCGCGATGGTGTTCAAGACCGGTCTGCTCTCCGACCCGGGCGCGGCCGACATCGGATGGGCGCGCGTCCCGCTGGGCGAACTGCATGACCGGCTGGCCCGCAAGGCGCTCGACTCCGCGGGCGTCCGCACCGAGGTCCGTACACGCGTCACCTCCATCTCCCCTGACGAAAACGGGCGTTGGAGCGTTCAGGTTCCCGGCGAGACGCTCCAGGCCGACGCGGTCGTGCTCGCCGTGGCCCAGCGCGAGGCGTACGACCTGCTGCCCCAGGGTGCCCTCGACGCTCCCGGACAGCTGCTGGAGATCGGCACCGCGCCGATCCTCAACGTCCATGTGGTGTACGACCGGAAGGTGCTCAGCCGGCCGTTCTTCGCGGCCCTCGGCACCCCGGTGCAGTGGGTGTTCGACCGGACCGACGCGTCCGGGCTGCGGGACGGGCAGTACCTCGCCCTGTCCCAGTCGGCCGCGCAGGACGAGATCGACGAACCGGTCGCCACCCTGCGCGAGCGGTATCTGCCCGAGCTGGAGCGGCTGTTGCCCAGGACGCGCGGTGCGCAGGTGAAGGACTTCTTCGTGACCCGGGAGCGCACCGCGACGTTCGCTCCCACCCCCGGCGTCGGGCGGCTGCGGCCCGGCGCCCGTACCAAAGTCCCCGGCCTCTACCTGGCCGGAGCGTGGACCGCCACAGGGTGGCCCGCGACCATGGAGAGTGCGGTCCGCAGTGGCGTGAGTGCGGCCGGCGCCGCGCTGAGCGCCCTGGGCCGGCCACGCCCCAGCCACCTCTTCGACGTCGAGGAGGCGGCGTGATGCTGAACCAGCGCACGGCGGCAGGCCCCCGCACGCCCGGTAGCGCGACAAGAGGAGAGACTGTGCCCACTGTGCCCCCGGCCGAGAAGGCCGCTCGAGAGACCGCGGTGGACGTGACCGCGCTCCTGGAGCGCGGTAGGACCCTGGCCACGCCGGTACTGCGGGCGGCGATCGACCGCCTGGCCCCTCCCATGGACACCGTTTCCGCCTACCACTTCGGCTGGATCGACGCCGACGGCAAGCCCACGGCCGGCGACGGCGGCAAGGCCGTACGCCCCGCCCTCGCGGTGCTCTCCGCCGAGGTCACCGGTGCCGCGCCCGAGGTCGGCATCCCCGGCGCCGTCGCCGTCGAACTCGTCCACAACTTCTCCCTCCTCCACGACGACCTCATGGACGGCGACGAACAGCGCCGCCACCGCGACACCGTCTGGAAGGTGCACGGTCCCGCTCAGGCCATCCTGGTCGGCGACGCCCTGTTCGCCCTCGCCAACGAGATCCTGCTGGAGCTCGGCACCGTCGAGGCCGGCCGTGCCACCCGTCGCTTGACCACCGCCACCCGCGCTCTCATCGACGGCCAGGCGCAGGACATCTCCTACGAGCACCGCGACCGTGTCAGCGTCGAGGAATGCCTGGAGATGGAGGGCAACAAGACCGGCGCCCTGCTCGCCTGCGCCAGCTCCATCGGCGCCGTGCTCGGCGGCGCGGACGACCGCACCGCCGACACCCTGGAGAAGTACGGCTACCACCTGGGTCTCGCCTTCCAGGCCGTCGACGACCTCCTCGGCATCTGGGGCGACCCGGTCTCCACCGGCAAGCAGACCTGGAGCGACCTGCGCCAGCGCAAGAAGTCCCTGCCGGTCGTGGCCGCGCTCGCGGCGGGCGGCCCCGCCTCCGAGCGCCTGGGCGAAATGCTCGCCGCCGACGCCAAGAGCAGCGACTTCGCGAACTTCTCCGAGGAGGAGTTCGCGGCACGTGCCGCCCTCATCGAGGAGGCGGGCGGCCGCGAGTGGACCGCCGAAGAGGCACGCCGTCAGCACGCCGTCGCCGTCGAGGCCCTCGACGCCGTCGACATGCCCGAGCAGGTGCGGGCGCAGTTCACGGCGCTCGCCGACTTCGTCGTCGTACGGAAGAGATGATCACCACCGGGCGAAAAGAGATGATCAGTATCGGTCGAATAGCCCTCGCGTAGTCGCCGGCCGGTGTGGCGGGAACCAGCGCACCGGCCGACGGCGGACCCACAGCAGACGCACTACTGGAGCACTGCACGAAGGGGAAGCCATGACAGCGACGACCGACGGAAGCACCGGGGCACTCCCGCCCCGGGCAGCCGCGGCCAGCGACACCGAGAACCCCGGGGCGGCCGGGGCGTACGAAGCCGCCGTACGCGCGACCCGGCGCGCCACCGACTTCCTGCTGGCGAAGCAGGACGCCCAGGGCTGGTGGAAGGGCGACCTCGAGACGAACGTCACCATGGACGCCGAGGACCTGCTGCTCCGTCAGTTCCTGGGCATCCGCGACGAGCCGACCACCCACGCCGCCGCCCTGTTCATCCGCGGCGAGCAGCACGAGGACGGCACCTGGGGCACCTTCTACGGCGCGCCGGGCGAACTCTCCGCCACCATCGAGGCGTACGTCGCCCTCCGCCTCGCCGGCGACGCGCCGGACGCACCGCACATGGCCAAGGCCTCCGCCTGGATCCG contains the following coding sequences:
- a CDS encoding sugar phosphate nucleotidyltransferase, with translation MIGLVLAAGAGRRLRPYTDSLPKALVPVGPAGIEGEPTVLDLTLGNFAEIGLTEVAIIVGYRKEAVYARKEALEQKYGLKLTLIDNDKAEEWNNAYSLWCGRDALKDGVILANGDTVHPVSVEKTLLAARGEGKKIILALDTVKSLADEEMKVVVDPEKGMTKITKLMDPAEATGEYIGVTLIEGDAAPELADALKAVWETDPQQFYEHGYQELVNRGFRIDVAPIGDVKWVEIDNHDDLARGREIACQY
- a CDS encoding iron-containing alcohol dehydrogenase family protein; the encoded protein is MPVLTRLIPSPVVVDIRPGALDDLGSVLADERISHSGKLAVAVSNGSGARLKERLAPALPGATWYEVGGGTLDDAVRLAGAIRAGHYDAVVGLGGGKIIDCAKFAAARVGLPLVAVPTNLAHDGLCSPVATLDNDAGRGSYGVPNPIAVVIDLDVIHDAPARFVRAGIGDAISNISAIADWELANRVNGEKIDGLAAAIARQAGEAVLRHPGGIGDTDFLQVLAEALVLSGIAMSVSGDSRPSSGACHEINHAFDLLFPRRAAAHGEQCGLGAAFAMYLRGAHEESAYMAEVLRRHGLPVLPEEIGFTDDEFVRVVEFAPQTRPGRYTILEHLDLTTDQIKDIYADYVKAIGS
- a CDS encoding CDP-alcohol phosphatidyltransferase family protein, whose product is MSRPSVAELRPVVHPAGVKDRRSGEHWMGRLYMREVSLRVDRYLVNTRVTPNQLTYLMTVCGVLAAPALLVPGIPGAVLGVVMVQLYLLLDCVDGEIARWRKQYSLGGVYMDRVGAYLTDAAVLVGFGLRAADLWGSGRIDWLWAFLGTLAALGAILIKAETDLVGVARHQNGLAPVKEAASEMRTSGMALARKAAAALKFHRLILGIEASVLILVLAIVDQVRGDLFFSRLGVAVLAGIALLQTLLHLVSILASSRLK
- a CDS encoding glycosyltransferase family 2 protein produces the protein MKVGAVIITMGNRPDELRALLDSVAKQDGDPVQVVVVGNGSPVPDVPEGVRTIELPENLGIPGGRNVGVEAFGPSGRDVDILLFLDDDGLLAQHDTAELCREAFSADPKLGIISFRIADPDTGVTQRRHVPRLRAADPMRSSRVTTFLGGANAVRTQVFAEVGGLPDEFFYAHEETDLAWRALDAGWMIDYRSDMVLYHPTTAPSRHAVYHRMVARNRVWLARRNLPAPLVPVYLGVWMLLTLLRRPSRLALKAWFGGFREGWTTPCGPRRPMKWRTVWRLTRLGRPPVI
- a CDS encoding ABC transporter permease, which encodes MSETTHDGSVAVSAPPSPDEGLTAAQLAAKYGLSVSGARPSLFEYVRQLWDRRHFILAFSRAKLTAQYSQAKLGQLWQVATPLLNAAVYFLIFGLILQADRGMDREVYIPFLVTGVFVFTFTQSSVMAGVRAISGNLGLVRALHFPRASLPISFALQQLQQLLFSMIVLFVVAVGFGSYPSLSWLLIVPVLVLQFLFNTGLAMIMARAGAKTPDLAQLMPFVMRTWMYASGVMFSIPIMLKGRPDWIATVLQWNPAAIYMDLMRFALIDGYGSSNLPDHVWAAAIGWAVLFAVGGFVYFWKAEERYGRG
- a CDS encoding ABC transporter ATP-binding protein, with the translated sequence MAEQNPGERIPTVIADALHIVYRVNGAKTGKGSATAALSRILKRGSDDAERGVRKVHAVRGVSFSAYRGEAIGLIGSNGSGKSTLLRAIAGLLPPEKGKVYTDGQPSLLGVNAALMNDLTGERNVILGGLAMGMSREQIKERYQEIVDFSGINEKGDFITLPMRTYSSGMAARLRFSIAAAKDHDVLMIDEALATGDRKFQKRSEERIRELRKEAGTVFLVSHNNKSIRDTCNRVLWLERGELRMDGPTDEVLKEYEKFTGK
- the hpnC gene encoding squalene synthase HpnC, which codes for MTGPSARTGDPERSTLDKAAAENFPVAPFFLPRAWRTDLMAVYGFARLVDDIGDGDLAPGGADARLLGVSPEDAEDPLVLLDAFEADLRRVFDGTPRHPLLRRLQPTARRRSLTPEPFLGLIAANRQDQLVGRYETYDDLLAYCELSANPVGRLVLAVTGTETPERIRRSDAVCTALQIVEHLQDVAEDLGRDRIYLPADDMKRFHVEETDLAVKTAGASVRALVAYEAERAQNLLNEGTPLVGSVHGRLKLLLAGFVAGGRAAIRAIAAAEYDVLPGPPKASKLQLLREVGVTLRGEG
- the hpnD gene encoding presqualene diphosphate synthase HpnD yields the protein MIRTVESEPHASAPVLAAYSYCEAVTGQQARNFAYGIRLLPTAKRRAMSALYAFSRRVDDIGDGALTAEVKIARLEGTRELLARIRDRAVDEDDIDPVAVALVHAADTFPIPLGGLDELIDGVLMDVRGETYETWDDLKVYCRCVAGAIGRLSLGVFGTEPGARGAERAPEYADTLGLALQLTNILRDVREDAEGGRTYLPGDDLAKFGCSVGFSGPNPPEGSDFAGLVHFEVRRARALFAEGYRLLPMLDRRSGACVAAMAGIYRRLLDRIERDPEAVLRGRVSLPGREKAYVAVRGLSGLDARHVTRRTVRRRA
- a CDS encoding DUF6380 family protein is translated as MDIAVQGDASGEKWQATLRCRAASLTETTGRAPFEHRHVGRTGEGAR
- the hpnE gene encoding hydroxysqualene dehydroxylase HpnE, which produces MESEGALADIPGRPARDAVVVGGGLAGITAALALADAGVRVTLIEGRPRLGGLAFSFQRGDLVVDNGQHVYLRCCTAYRWFLDRIEGTALAPLQDRLDVPVLDLARPEGRRLGRLRRDELPVPLHLGRSLATYPHLSLAERAKVGRAALALKGLDLADPSLDATDFGSWLAAHGQSARAVEALWDLVGVATLNAVAGDASLGLAAMVFKTGLLSDPGAADIGWARVPLGELHDRLARKALDSAGVRTEVRTRVTSISPDENGRWSVQVPGETLQADAVVLAVAQREAYDLLPQGALDAPGQLLEIGTAPILNVHVVYDRKVLSRPFFAALGTPVQWVFDRTDASGLRDGQYLALSQSAAQDEIDEPVATLRERYLPELERLLPRTRGAQVKDFFVTRERTATFAPTPGVGRLRPGARTKVPGLYLAGAWTATGWPATMESAVRSGVSAAGAALSALGRPRPSHLFDVEEAA
- a CDS encoding polyprenyl synthetase family protein — its product is MLNQRTAAGPRTPGSATRGETVPTVPPAEKAARETAVDVTALLERGRTLATPVLRAAIDRLAPPMDTVSAYHFGWIDADGKPTAGDGGKAVRPALAVLSAEVTGAAPEVGIPGAVAVELVHNFSLLHDDLMDGDEQRRHRDTVWKVHGPAQAILVGDALFALANEILLELGTVEAGRATRRLTTATRALIDGQAQDISYEHRDRVSVEECLEMEGNKTGALLACASSIGAVLGGADDRTADTLEKYGYHLGLAFQAVDDLLGIWGDPVSTGKQTWSDLRQRKKSLPVVAALAAGGPASERLGEMLAADAKSSDFANFSEEEFAARAALIEEAGGREWTAEEARRQHAVAVEALDAVDMPEQVRAQFTALADFVVVRKR